From the Winogradskyella forsetii genome, the window CTAAAGCTAAAGTACATAGATGCAAAGCCGCCGTTCCGTTTGCCAAGGCTACGGCATACTTACTCCCCACATATTGTGCAAAGTTAGATTCAAATTCCGCTATTCTTGGTCCTTGAGTTAAATAATCGGACTTTAAAGTTTCAATAACAACTTTAATGTCTTCGTCGGTTATATTTTGTCTTCCGTATGGTATGGCTTTCATCATTATACTTCAAAATTAGGGTCAACATGTTCTTTTATAAGTGATCGCAATGTATCTACCGTTTCCCATTCTGTGTTTGTGCCAGAATTATACGCAAATCCATTTGGTACCAATTTGGCATTAAATTCTGAAATAAATTCGTTGATATTCCACATTGGCGTTTGCGGAACTATCACAAAATATTTATCAATATCATACGTAAAAAATGAATCTGATGACGTAATCATCTCTTCATGAATTTTCTCTCCTGGTCTAATCCCTATCACTTTGTGTTCGCAATTTGGACCAATAGCTTCAGCGACATCAGTAATTTTATACGAAGGTATTTTCGGAATAAATATTTCTCCTCCCCAAGCTGTTTTTAAAGCATGTAAAACCATATCTACCCCTCCTTGAAGTGAAATATTAAACCGTGTCATTTCTTTCACGGTAATTGGTAAAGTGCCTTCAGACTTTTTGTTTAAGAAAAATGGGATTACAGAACCATTAGAGCCCATTACATTTCCGTATCTCACTACAGAAAACTTGATGTTATGTTGACCTCTAATGTTATTGGCCGCAACAAATAATTTATCTGACGTTAATTTTGTCGCTCCATATAAGTTAATTGGTGCACAAGCTTTATCAGTAGATAGTGCTACAACATGCTCTACTTTTGTTTGCAAGGCCGCTTGAATGACATTCTCGGCACCACCAACGTTAGTTTTTACACACTCATCTGGATTATATTCAGCAATATGAACATGTTTCATAGCCGCCGCATGAATGACATAATCAATGCCAGAAAATGCGCGAACCAATCTTTCTCTGTCTCTCACATCTCCAATAAAATATCGCATTTGAGGATATTTTGAAACAGGAAACTCCTGAGCCATTTGATACTGTTTCTGTTCATCTCTAGAGAAAACAACCAAACGTTTAACATTTGGCCATTTTTCTAAAATATTTGCAACAAGCGCTTTTCCTAAGGAACCCGTTCCTCCTGTAATTAATACTGATTTATTATTGAGCATTGTTTGTTTTAATTTTTCAATTTTGTTTAAATTCTTTTAATATCTGGTACTATTTTAGCTTCATTATAAACATAAGAAATCTCGTGATTGTAGTCTCAAAAAGAGGATTAAACAGCAGATATCACATGCTAAAAGTGATTTTTTTTTCAAAATTCATTCTAAGCAAATGAAAAAAGCCTATAAAGAAACCGAAATAAATAATCAAAAAGCCTAACATTATATAACTACCAAAATTTGTTGATAGAATAATTAACGTTATTGCAATCAATAGATTTAGAAGGCATAAAAACATACTGGCTTTAAAATGTGTTAATCCAAGGTTGATAAGTATATGGTGTATGTGATTGTTATCTGGTTTAAATGGACTTTTCTTATTGATTAATCGCACACCGATAACTCTTAAAGTGTCCAACAAAGGAATGAAGAAAACAGCAGCAATAATTATAAATTTATTTTCATTTTTAAAGGTGTATTCAGACATTTGTGATGTGTCCATGGCTAAAAATTTTAAGGAAAGAAACCCAATACAAAATCCTATGATCAATGAGCCCGTATCTCCCATAAAAATTTTCTTGGTTAAAGACAGATTATATCTTAAATAAGCCAATAAGATTCCTATTAAACCTAAACAGAGCAGAAAATAAAAGTATTCGCCAGCAACATAGAACAGGAAGCCATAAACGCCAAAAATCACAATACCAATACTAGAGGCTAAACCGTCTATTCCATCAATCATATTATAGGCATTAACAATAGTCAATATCATTAGTACAATGATACCGGTAGATAATAAGGTGGACACCTCTTGAATCCCTAAAAAGCCTTGCAGAGAATTAACCTGTAGACAATTACAAAATACTATAATAAAAATTGCCATAATTTCACCAATGATTTTAGCTCTTGGTGTTGAAACTACTAAATCATCTTTTAATCCAATTGCAAACATTAGAGCTGCCGCTGCAATCAAGTTTATACCAATTTCATCAGTATCCCATGCATTAATAACGTTTAACATAAAAATTAATACTAGAAAAAATGAGACACCAGCCATTGTTGGTGTAGAACTCTTATGCGAACTTCTTTGATCTGGGTGATCAATTAAATCTCGACTTTTTACCACCCAACTAATTTTAGGAATCAGAAACGATACTAAAATAAAAGACACAAAAAATGATAATAGCGCAAATAGTAATAAATTGTCCATTAGTTAATCCCTTAATTCTAAAAAGAATATAGCAGTATCTTTTTAGATGATATGTTTCAAATCTAACTAATATGTAGGCTACTTATCTATATTGTGCCACTACAAATTACATACAACATTGATTACCAATGGGTTTTTAGCTCAATAGATCAAAAAATCAGATTAATTACGCTCCAAAAATTGAATTATAAGGTGAAATGTTAAAAAACACAGCCAAACCGTCTGAAAAAGATCATGATCTGCCGTTAAATGCCTCAACACCCTATAAATAGGGGGAAACTCATTTTATGTTGTGTTAATGTATTGGTAATATTTCTGAATTTGATAGTTAATACAACTCAATCTATGGTAAATTCAACCTAAAAGACCTAACATTCATCTTTTTTGATGAAAAACCATTAGTTTTTTGATAATAAAATAAACTGGTAAGGTTATGGAAATCTACACAACATCATTACAAAAAGAATGTATTTCAACCGAATCAAGGTATAGTTTTATTACTTTTTCTGATTTTAAGAATGCTGCATTTAACTATACATTAGAGGTTTTGATCTCTTCATAGACTAACTTTATTTCAGCTTCACCATATTTCCGTTCTAATCGTCTAATCGTGAAATGTGCGCTAGCCATCTTCTGGAAATGTTCTACAAATACATAATTAAGCCCACCGCCACCAACAGCACCAAAAATGGGAACAGCTTGAGCCAAAAATTTCTCACTAATAAGAAGACTTAACCTCGTCGCTATTTTAGACAAAAAATTACCCACTGCATTACTACCCAAAGCACTTGCTCCCTTTACCAAACTGTCCAAGCCCATTTTAATGCCTGCTGCTGACACATTGTTTAATGCCGAATTTAATGCCATACGTGTGGTGTAATAACTCATTTCCATACCATCATCATCTGCAGCCTCACCTCCAAGTGCAAAAACTTGTAAACAGGCCATTTGGCCTTCCAAGGTATAAATGTCCTCGCCTTCACTTCGAGCGATATCCATAATGGTACGCATTAGAAATTTAGTGGTAATTGTAACTTCAGAAGCAAAAATAGCAGTACCAAAACCTGTAGTAGACCCAAAAAAACCGCTTAAAGCTCCTGTACCAGTTACAATTCCTTTGTAGGTGTTTTTTGATGGCTTTTTAAACGTTTGGTTCTTTTTTATGGTCAATAAATTAGCCTTAATAATTTTTAGCAATACCGATTGGGTTATGTTTTGCACTTTTATCAGTACTTTTTCTGGTACATGTTTAACTCCAGTCTCCACGGTATTCCCTATTTTATTGACACTACGTATGGCCCAACCTAAATTCTGCATGCTCGTCTTTGCTTGCAGCAAGGCTTCTTTATCTTCTGGTGTTATAGGTTTTGTAATTAGATTCAAGGCGTCGTGTTTTTTTATGGTTTGTCGGGAAAAGTTGGTGATTGTTACAGGATTGGAATTACATATACTATTTAAAAAAGCAGTCCTATGTCTCGAAAGGTTTATACGGAATGTTCCCGATTCGGATTGTTATGTCTTAGATTTTAAAAATAAAGACTTGTCTATCCTATGATAAACTTACTATTCTTTACCTTGTTTTGCCAGTTGGTGTCACAAATAAAATAACATTTAAAGTGAGAAAGTAATGGTTTACTCATTCAAAAGTAGCGTTCACTCATTATTGCATTGTATATACGATACGTTTCTTAACTTACAAAATAAATTAAAAAATGAAGAGACTAACTTTTATAGCCATCTTACTTTTCACTACCATAGCCACAGCACAATTGCGTGGACCGGATACTTTTAAATTTAGGTTTATTGATATTGAAGAAAATAAGCTTGAGCCCGTAATTGAGGTAACATCAAGAGGATTTCAACGCTATAAAGAAAGTTTGGATTTAGTAGAAAACGAAATTGCCTTTTATGATAACCATAGTAAAGACGGCTATGACTTAATTGTGGCAACGCGCGTGTTTCTTCCTATAATAACAACCATTGTAGCCACCTTAGATGATAAAGAAATGAAAATCATCATTTTTAATTATGATATAATGATGCCAGAGTTTACAGAGACAACACTACAATTTACGCCAGGCTCTTACTTATATCAGCCGGCTTATGTAGAAAGTAATAAAGGTGCAAAAGAAAAGATGGAAGTTGTTATCAATT encodes:
- the pseB gene encoding UDP-N-acetylglucosamine 4,6-dehydratase (inverting), which encodes MLNNKSVLITGGTGSLGKALVANILEKWPNVKRLVVFSRDEQKQYQMAQEFPVSKYPQMRYFIGDVRDRERLVRAFSGIDYVIHAAAMKHVHIAEYNPDECVKTNVGGAENVIQAALQTKVEHVVALSTDKACAPINLYGATKLTSDKLFVAANNIRGQHNIKFSVVRYGNVMGSNGSVIPFFLNKKSEGTLPITVKEMTRFNISLQGGVDMVLHALKTAWGGEIFIPKIPSYKITDVAEAIGPNCEHKVIGIRPGEKIHEEMITSSDSFFTYDIDKYFVIVPQTPMWNINEFISEFNAKLVPNGFAYNSGTNTEWETVDTLRSLIKEHVDPNFEV
- a CDS encoding glycosyltransferase family 4 protein — protein: MDNLLLFALLSFFVSFILVSFLIPKISWVVKSRDLIDHPDQRSSHKSSTPTMAGVSFFLVLIFMLNVINAWDTDEIGINLIAAAALMFAIGLKDDLVVSTPRAKIIGEIMAIFIIVFCNCLQVNSLQGFLGIQEVSTLLSTGIIVLMILTIVNAYNMIDGIDGLASSIGIVIFGVYGFLFYVAGEYFYFLLCLGLIGILLAYLRYNLSLTKKIFMGDTGSLIIGFCIGFLSLKFLAMDTSQMSEYTFKNENKFIIIAAVFFIPLLDTLRVIGVRLINKKSPFKPDNNHIHHILINLGLTHFKASMFLCLLNLLIAITLIILSTNFGSYIMLGFLIIYFGFFIGFFHLLRMNFEKKITFSM
- a CDS encoding EcsC family protein, whose translation is MNLITKPITPEDKEALLQAKTSMQNLGWAIRSVNKIGNTVETGVKHVPEKVLIKVQNITQSVLLKIIKANLLTIKKNQTFKKPSKNTYKGIVTGTGALSGFFGSTTGFGTAIFASEVTITTKFLMRTIMDIARSEGEDIYTLEGQMACLQVFALGGEAADDDGMEMSYYTTRMALNSALNNVSAAGIKMGLDSLVKGASALGSNAVGNFLSKIATRLSLLISEKFLAQAVPIFGAVGGGGLNYVFVEHFQKMASAHFTIRRLERKYGEAEIKLVYEEIKTSNV